A window from Primulina huaijiensis isolate GDHJ02 chromosome 13, ASM1229523v2, whole genome shotgun sequence encodes these proteins:
- the LOC140991899 gene encoding uncharacterized protein, whose amino-acid sequence MKQTSTQIVSAAREKKTLASTPLSRRTRSTTQLPHVIPPLSSTPMADTMIVENDDFSSASDPSAGQETESDDYVHLATHLASLKRRKVLTKSHPDDMEENPLATCSHSHDLSARRAMVSLVEETLDFDFSFLHSRSSHAASSSSLPSGLELATAKASLRRFLNMNLNALEAMEKATVLSAVSVLKNSLNFPSSPLYDVLNTLPTMFLAFQASSSTCSETLIQMRNFKEQKEKLDGMLSERKSPCPLYIRRMRSLMSMKN is encoded by the exons ATGAAGCAAACATCCACCCAAATAGTTTCGGCTGCTCGAGAAAAGAAGACACTTGCATCCACCCCGTTGAGCCGGCGAACCCGATCCACCACCCAACTACCTCATGTAATTCCCCCACTCTCTTCCACTCCTATGGCTGATACTATGATAGTGGAAAATGATGACTTTTCCTCAGCCTCTGACCCTTCTGCTGGTCAAGAGACTGAGTCAGATGATTATGTCCATTTGGCCACTCATTTGGCCTCACTTAAACGCAGGAAAGTCCTCACAAAAAGTCATCCTGATGACATGGAAGAAAATCCTTTAGCGACCTGCTCTCATTCTCAT GATCTATCAGCACGACGAGCGATGGTCTCTTTGGTTGAGGAAACCTTGGACTTCGACTTCAGTTTCCTGCATTCAAGATCCTCTCATGCGGCCTCTTCTTCGAGTCTCCCTTCTGGCTTGGAGCTAGCCACTGCAAAAGCTTCACTACGGCGTTTTCTGAACATGAATCTCAATGCCTTAGAGGCCATGGAAAAGGCCACTGTTTTGTCTGCTGTGTCTGTTTTGAAAAACAGCCTTAATTTCCCCTCCTCCCCACTGTATGATGTGCTAAATACTTTGCCAACCATGTTCTTAGCTTTTCAGGCTTCGAGTTCTACTTGTTCGGAGACGTTGATTCAGATGAGAAACTTCAAGGAGCAAAAAGAGAAGTTGGATGGCATGCTCTCTGAGAGAAAATCGCCATGTCCACTTTACATCAGAAGAATGCGGAGTTTGATGTCAATGAAGAACTAG